Proteins from one Mus caroli chromosome 3, CAROLI_EIJ_v1.1, whole genome shotgun sequence genomic window:
- the Sucnr1 gene encoding succinate receptor 1, translating to MAQNLSCENWLATEVILNKYYLSAFYAIEFIFGLLGNVTVVFGYLFCMKNWNSSNVYLFNLSISDFAFLCTLPMLIKSYANDKGTYEDAFCISNRYILHTNLYTSILFLTFISMDRYLLMKYPFREHFLQKKEFAILISLAVWVLVTLEVLPMLTFINSVPKEEGRNCIDYASSGNPKHSLIYSLCLTLLGFLIPLSVMCFFYYKMVVFLKRRSQQQATALPLDKPQRLVVLAVVIFSILFTPYHIMRNVRIASRLDSWPQGCTQKAIKSIYILTRPLAFLNSAINPIFYFLMGDHYREMLLSKFRQYFKSLTSFRT from the coding sequence GCACAGAATTTATCTTGTGAGAATTGGTTGGCAACAGAGGTTATCTTGAATAAGTACTACCTCTCTGCATTTTATGCAATTGAGTTCATTTTTGGACTGCTTGGGAATGTCACTGTGGTGTTCGGCTACCTCTTCTGCATGAAGAACTGGAACAGTAGCAATGTCTATCTCTTTAACCTTTCCATCTCTGACTTTGCTTTCCTGTGCACCCTTCCCATGTTGATAAAGAGTTATGCCAATGATAAGGGGACCTATGAAGATGCTTTCTGCATAAGCAACCGATATATACTTCATACCAACCTCTACACCAGCATCCTCTTCCTCACTTTCATTAGCATGGACCGATATCTGCTCATGAAGTACCCTTTCCGAGAACACTTTCTACAAAAGAAGGAATTTGCCATTTTAATCTCGCTGGCTGTCTGGGTCTTAGTGACCTTAGAAGTTCTACCCATGCTCACTTTCATCAATTCTGTCCCAAAAGAAGAGGGCAGAAACTGCATCGACTATGCAAGTTCTGGAAACCCTAAACACAGTCTCATTTACAGCCTCTGCCTGACTTTGTTGGGCTTCCTAATTCCTCTCTCTGTGATGTGCTTCTTCTACTACAAGATGGTAGTCTTCCTAAAGAGGAGGAGCCAGCAGCAGGCAACTGCCCTGCCACTGGACAAACCTCAACGCCTGGTGGTCCTGGCGGTTGTGATCTTCTCTATACTCTTCACACCCTATCATATCATGCGCAATGTGAGGATCGCCTCACGCCTGGATAGTTGGCCACAGGGATGTACACAGAAGGCCATCAAATCGATATACATCCTGACGAGGCCTCTGGCCTTTCTGAACAGTGCCATCAATCCCATCTTCTATTTCCTCATGGGAGACCATTATAGAGAGATGCTGCTAAGTAAGTTCAGACAATACTTCAAGTCCCTTACATCCTTCAGGACATGA